The genomic region CAATTCAAAAGCTACTCTTGTTAAGTTCATGAATCATTACGAAACTGCAATAGAAGCACAGCGTCACACGCACCGGAAAAATGATCATGAATCTCGATACAAACAAACCAAGTGTTGGAAGGCCAAGCTGCTGACATAtacacaaaaaatattttttgtgacGTTCAGCTGAGCTAATTGGAATTGCGGATTGCATAAATCAACATTACGAAGATCAgcccgatgggtttgttaagttttacataaatgacTTCCAGCAGCCTTGTACATCCTTATTTGAGGTAAACAATGGCGTTTTGTTTTTTATATGGCGTTTTCTGTGCATGGCGTTTTATCATATCCAGTTGTGTTTGTTACAACTCGggtttcactttcgcatttaatgcacgttgtCTTTGACTGTCTagttgtttgatttgtttgacttgtaatgtacacATTGTGTTATGATAAAACGTATTGtgtttgcatgattatgtgtttggTTGTATAAGTGTAACACGAGAACTGTTGAAAAACTTAAACTTAAACTATTAAAGCCCATTAAGTACCCGACGAAacaagatgtgtttcgccaataaccgttcgacgaaacacaatgtgtCTCGTCACTTGTctctcgacgaaacaagtgtttcgCCAGCCCAGTACctcgccgaagcccattacgggcccagAACGTTAATTCGTGTATATTAGCGTGAAACGAATTCTGCTTCACACCTTTAGCAACcagaaaaccctagaactcccttgtgtgtgtgacggcagccCTGTGTTTCCCCAAGCTCTCTAGCGATCTAAACCATCATCTGCAATATCTCGGTTAGTTGCATGCTTGTTATATCAGTTTCTTGCTTCTTTGATTTCTTTATACCTGTTGTGTATGCTTGAtttctgatcggatgggaataCATGGGTAGGATAATCTTGATTCGTTATGCATGATTAACCGGTTACGTATCTTTGTGCGAAACATGGTGTTGATTTATGAATCCTAATAAACAAGTCGGATTGATGTGAATAAGTGATTGGTGGAACTGGATTTAATAATGTTCATGTCGGGTTGATGTTGTTAATCTTGTTGATTGAATAATGATCAAATACGTGTTATTGTCATGAATCTATCTACGTTTAGATAACTTGCAAATCATGTGTTGGTTAGTTGATGATTATACACTGAACGTTTCCTGTATGATTGATGCTTGATGTTGATGACGGCTATTCCAATGATTAGGGTTTCCAGTAAACTGTAACTGATTAATTGACGTAACTGATACTGGTTCACGAAACGGAATTTACGGCGAAACAGgaggggtgtttcgccaagggtaattgacgaaacaggactgtgtttcgccaaaggattGAACGACGAAACaatatgtgtttcgccaaggatgtgAACGACGAAAGCAAAGTGTTTCGTCAAAGGGGCTCACGGCGAAACAAAGGGTGTTTCGCCGATCtggataacctgcacagtaacTTAACTATTCTGTTAaacttaactgagttaactaaTAACTGTTTGATGttatgcatgacttgtatgatggGAATGTGTGGCTTGTACTACTTTGTGATCATTGGTTGTGCTTATACCTGAACAtagtgaatacaaactgattatgtatacgtgcataccttaggacgtgattgattaactatGAGCGCATACTTAGCatactgagcaaaccaaggtgagttcacactcttactaaggcatgggattcccggggttgggaatgggattagatGATTGACTTGCACATGCTTGGTTAAATGAACCTAGTGATATAgtcctcgggagaggaaggttatGGATaaaatactgctagactagtgatacatataCTTTCTttgcacacacgccggggttggctgcgataatagaactaaaCTTCgtacacatgcctggaatggccgcgaactgtacactaaacttcgcacacatgccgggtgggctgcgatacaaatatacctagtctagaatacttgggaaacttcccctaatcttcgcatacatgcctaaaGGGCCGCAATACGAACTAacacgatacatgacataacgaacaacATAAGTCTTACTATACCACTATAATTACTGAACtacaaactgtgaactcgctcaactagttgttgactctctgttacatgccttgcaggaccttaggtactattggagcttgcacgggaggcgcggtcgttgtgggcacggattgtggatgttttgttaaacactttatggcATTTCATACATTAcatatgttgggttttatttatacgcttccgctaaactgagatattatacttatgttttgaacacctttcatattggttggtTTGAATGACATtcacttttacttattaattacatgttcaatatgattggtggcttgatcctggtcatgtcacgcctccaagcggtggtactccgcgtgtggattttgggggtgtgacagtgtttttttaatttttcagacAAACATTCTCTGCATGGCGTTATAGAGATATTGGTTTTGGCATTTTTTCAGGTAATGTACCGTAAGTCTGATTGCACATGCAGTTGCTCATGCAGGCGTTTTGAGCAGTTTGATTTGCTATGTAGACATATATTCTATGTTTTGAGAAGTATGGACATTAgggaatttccaaaacaatacattTTGAATAGATGGCGCATAGAGGCTTCCCCAAACTGCTCTCCCAAATACTCAATTAGTCGTGAATATATGACCGAGCTTGATCCCGATGTGCAAAGTATGACGCGAGATATTATTTTTTCAAGGGAATATACTTTGAACCGTTTATCTGGTAATAAAGAGGAgctatccttatacaaggatcatgTTCAATCTTATATGAAGAAGGTTCAAGATATGCAAATTGTTGCTCCTCCCGCTAGCACTAGGGATAGATTTGCCAAGATAACCGGTCAATATAAAAATGACAAGAATCCGATAAGATTCCCTGTTGGGTATAAATCCAAAGGTTCTGATTCTCGGAAGCGACTGAAAACTAAACAGGAGATAGCAATCGAGAAAAAGAAATCAAAGTCGAAACCCAGAGCCAAAGAAAGACAGTGTTAGAACTGCAAAGGCTATGGACACAACGCATCGACATGCAAACAGGCCGTAATTACAAGAAGATCGACAAGGTCTTCGAGAGCCAGTGAagagtagtttggcgttttgtatttttcattcttACAGAACACACACATATCTCAGTTTGGCGTTTTACATCATTCTTTATACATCATTTTTTTCCATCTTTTTTTTCTACCTATTTGTTCATAACATGTTACTTCGAagttacataacaaacaatataagatCTGACAAGCAAatcaaacgccaaaaaaaaaaaaaaaaaaacgcaacTAAATAAGACTACCATAAACCTCTAGTTTTGGTCATCctaaactcaataatgttttgctaaaCGAGATGGATAACATTTGTTAATACTCGGTtaagaaagatgtctaacaatcTTGTCCACTCCGttcagctaaactttattgagaacaaaactGAATCTCCATGAAATGACGTTTTTGCGATTTTGTGGTTTTCGTATGTTTTGGTGTTTATATTGAGGATTTTGCCCATCACATCGAGCGAAAGTTTACTGATAAAATAGTGTATCTCAAAGAAACGTAGATTGGAATATTTGatatttgggttttttggcgtttctaagatgaatggtatataggaaaatatggcgtttggggtttGGTGTGGTTATTAGTAGGTCTGAGAGATTGTTTATATAGGAAGTTTTTGGCGCGTATTTTAGGCGcaatttttattataataaatgttagtaattaagTTCCGTCGTTTTAGTTACTGTTTGTTAAACTTTAtcggttaaaaacaaagtttgatGTTTTATATATAATGGCGTTTAGATTAGGATGATGTGTGCTATGTAGGTTAAGGCGGGATTTTTAATGACGTTTTATTcatgagtttggcgttttatgtagagaagtcagaagacttttttacccttaatgaagcgcgcccCACTAGTAaaagtgatgttatttacgaaaacaccACCGCGTCATCTAgttcatagattgttttgatctgacgatccataactGTTTTcttcgttctcacacttttcaccgttttctctaaatcctgaccctatataccACATAGGCAAGTACTTGTGCAGTTATGCAAATcattattattttgtttttccATTTGCGGTCCCGGTGTCCCACAATTATTGTCACAAACAACTTTGTAAAGATACACAACTAGCTTTTAGGTGGTGAATGCATGGTTTAGacgaaacaaacaaacaaacaatagaAAGTACGAAATTTGCAATGTTTTTTTCTTAAAAAGGATATAACATAATCCATCTTGATAAAAAATATTAATGTAACTTCATAACAAAATACTTACAATAATGATTTGTATAAAACACTTTGTCAAAATTCAAAATAAACGAAACATTTTTTGTTGTTTCAAAATTAACATTTTTATTCAATGAATTTGTAATTCGATTTTAGTGCATAattagaaatagaaatagaaatatgTTTATTTAGATCAGTTAGTTATATTACGAGGCTAGTTATGGCTGTATTAGAAAAGCTAACTGTGATACAAGTGTATTCACGGTATGATTCATAAGAAAAAAAATACTGTGTAAACTGATCAGGTTGGGTAGGTCGGCCAGACCAGGCTAATTTTGCCGGTTTTACGGTTTAGTGATTCGTCTTTGACGGTCTATCGTGTGAACaatttattaatttttattttaaaaaatcgTTAGCCTCTATTCAATGTCTTTAAATAGTGAGTATGGTTTATGATTACAACCGACTACATATTCTAAAAATAAAGTGTGTATATGTATAAATAACAAAGGTTAAATGATCATTTTAATTTACATGTTCTGTTCCAAGTTTCAAACCAAACCGAACCATTAGACCTTCAAAACCAAACTATTTAAATTTCAAACTGCCAACTTGCTTTGATTTGAAAGATCAGTCAGTTTCAACGGTTTACAAACACCCCTAATCCGTACAACACGAGGTTCAACGAATCCCTAATTTTATGCTACCCTTTCCATACTTACCAAACACCCCAAATCCTACCATCACTTCCAAAACCTTCTAACCAAACACCCTCCTCTAATCCCGAAAAACTAAACAAAAATATATGTATCTCTCTCCTACTCTGCCACTCACGTGCGACCAGGGGCAAATCCGTCAAATCAAACCTAAGCCCAGCAAGAAAGAAAagccccaaacccaaaacaaataCCTGCACACACACACAGCGGCTACAAACATTTTCATCCCCTTCAACAAAAACCTTATCTCGCTCATATCTATACTCTTATCCTTCAATTTTCCTCATaaacataaaccctaattctccaaTTTCCTCTTTTTATCCTTTCAATTGCTTTTGTAAACCTTTCAGAATTCATGGACTCCAAGGCAGACACGTCTCTCACAGGTTCTAATTCTGTTTCTTCTGATAAAACTGAGACTGAAACTGCTGTTAATGATACCAATGGTGCTGTTAATTCCGTTAAAACGGTTGATAATAATGATAACAGTATTAAGGATAGTGGTAGTAGTTTGAATGTTGTTGTGGATACTGATGATGAAACCGAGGGTTTTGCTAGTGGTGAAGAAGAGGCTTTTGAGACGGCTAATGAGAATTTAGTGGTAGGTACAGAAACCCTAGCGAATGGAGAGGAAGGTGAGATGTTTTTAGAGCCTTCTGAGTTTGTTGTGGCTAAGGctgatgatgatgaaaatgataaggtagggtttgttgagaagaaatcGGAACCGAATTCGAGTGAGAATGAGATTGAGGTGGTGAAAGGTGATAAGGTTAGTGAAAAggaggatgatttggttgatgaaACCGAATCGGAGGGTGTAACGAGTGAGGTGGTTGTGGCTAATGGTGTAAAGGCTACTGTGGAAGGGGATTCGATTGTGGATGAGATTAAAGTTGACGCTCCTGCACCGGGTGTGGCAGTGGTTACGAACACGGAAGAGGTAGATTCTGATGAGGATGTGTTGTTAGTTGGTGGCTCTGATGAAAATGAAAGTAAACCTGTTGTTGAAAATGATGTGAATGTTACTTCTGAAGGTGAGTCTGTTGTGGATGATGCGGTGGTTAGTAAGATTGATAAGGAAACGCCCGAGTTAGAATCGGTTGATGCAAAAGATGTGAAGGTGACTCCTGAAGATGATTCGGTTGTGGAAGGTATAGATGTTGATTTGCCGATACCAGGAGTGGCGGGAGTGGCAGTGGTTACTAAGGTCGAAGATGAAACGCCTGAGGTAGAATCTGTTGATGTGGAAGATGTTGAAGATGTAAAGGTGACTACTGAAGGTGATTCTGTTGTGGAAAAGGTGGATGTTGATTTGCCGTTACCAGGAGTGGCTGGGGTGGCGGTGGTTACAAAGGCGGAAGAAGATGGTGTTGTGGCGGAAACTGATGAGTCTGGTTTGTCGGTTAGTTCTGTTTTGGAAGAAGTGGTGGATAAGGAGGTGGTTGGAGTAACTGATAGCAAGTTTTCACCTTTGGATGTTGAGGATGTAGAGAAGGAGGTTGACTATGTGGGTCATGAAAACGAGCCAGTGGTGGTCAAGACTGCTTTGAATGACGTAGAAAATGTTTCTGTAGAGGGAGATGTAGCTCAGTCAACAGAAGTTTTGACCAAAGCTATACCTGAGGATGCAGATAATGGTTTAGAAAACGGGGCAGCTGACAAATTCGTTTTAGAAGATTCTGCAGAAaaagatgatgctgatgaacagGGCTACATGGATGACTCTCATTCTGACGAAGAGGATACAGATGAGGTTATACAGATGAGTTCTCAAGATCGTTCACAAATGGACGGTCAGATCGTCACGGATTCGGATGAAGACGAGGATGAAGAAGACGGGAAAGAGCTTTTTGATTCAGCCGCTTTAGCCGCCCTTCTGAAAGCAGCGGCTGATGGCAGTTCAGAAGGTGGCAACATTACATTCTCATCAGAAGATGGTTCACGACTTTTCACAGTCGAACGCCCTGCAGGGTTAGGGTCTTCACTTCAAGCCATGAGAGCCGCCCCGAGACCACCGCGTGCCAACATTTTTAACCCTTCAAGTTTAACGAGTGCCGGTGAAACCGAACCCATTTTAagcgaagaagaaaagaagaaactGGAGAAATTACAAGCCATCAGGGTGAAGTTTTTACGACTTGTTCAAAGATTAGGGCTTTCACCAGACGAATCAGTAGCTGCACAGGTTCTTTACAGGCTGGCACTTATTGCGGGCCGACAAACGGGTCAATCTTTTAGTCTTGATGCTGCGAAACGTAAAGCTATGGAGCTTGAAGCTGATGGAGATACTGATCTCGACTTCTCTGTCAATATTTTAGTCATTGGTAAAGCTGGGGTCGGTAAAAGTGCTACGATAAACTCCATTTTTGGTGAAGAAAAAACCCCAGTCGGTGCGTTTCAAACTGCCACTGGTTCGGTGAAGGAGATAACCGGTGTGGTGGGTGGAGTTACGGTTCGGGTTTTTGACACACCCGGGCTTCGGACCTCTGTCATGGAACAAGCGTTTAACAGGAGTGTGTTATCATCCGCGAAAAAGTTCACGAAGAAAAACCCGCCAGATATTGTTCTTTATGTAGACCGTTTGGATGCGCAGACCCGAGATCTTAACGATATTCCGTTACTGAAAACCATTACCAGCTCACTGGGTTCTGCCATCTGGCGAAATGCGATTGTTACCTTTACGCATGGCGCGTCGGCCCCACCCGAGGGGTCAAATGGGACCCCTTTGAGTTATGATATGTTTGTGACTCAGCGGTCACATGTGGTTCAACAAGCCATTGGTCAAGCGGTTGGTGATTTGAGAATGATGAGCCCGGGTTTGATGAACCCGGTTTCTTTAGTTGAAAACCATCATTCTTGCCGTAAGAATCGTGAAGGTCAAAAGGTGCTTCCAAATGGTCAAACCTGGCGGCCGCAGCTGCTTATGTTATGTTACTCGATGAAGATTTTATCAGAAGCGAATTCTTTGACTAAACCACAAGACCCGTTTGACAGCCGGAAGCTTTTTGGGTTCCGTATGCGGTCTCCGCCACTGCCGTACATGTTGTCTTCGATGTTACAGTCTCGGGCTCACCCAAAGCTAGCGACAGATCAGGGCGGTGATGCGGGTGATTCAGATATTGACCTGGCGGAGTTGACCGATTCTGACCGTGAAGATGATGAAGACGAGTATGACCAGCTCCCCCCGTTTAAACCATTGAAACGATCCCAACTAGCTAAGCTTAGTAACGAGCAGAAAAAAGCTTACTTCGATGAATACGATTATCGGGTGAAGCTTTTACAGAAGAAACAATGGAAAGAAGagctaaaaagaatgaaagaactCAAAAACAAAGGACCTGATGGTTTGACCGGTCAAAACTACCAGGAAGAAGAAGGTGAAGGAGACGCACCAGCACCCGTGGCGGTCCCGTTACCCGACATGGCGTTACCACCGTCTTTTGATAGTGATAACCCCGCGTACCGGTTCCGTTTCCTGGAGCCCACTTCACAGTTCATGGCCCGGCCCGTTCTTGACACCCATGGTTGGGACCATGATTGTGGTTATGATGGAGTCAATGTGGAACAAACCCTAGCCATCGCCAACCGTTTTCCGGCTGCAATTACTGTTCAGGTTACTAAAGATAAAAAAGACTTCAGCGTCAATATGGATTCATCAATTTCCGCTAAACACGGGGAGAACATGTCTACTATGGCTGGTTTTGACATTCAACCAATCGGGAAACAGCTGGCTTACATAGTTAGAGGCGAAACCAAGTTCAAGAATCTGAAGAAGAACAAAACCGCTGCAGGGGCTTCGGTCACATTTCTGGGAGAAAACGTTGTAACGGGGTTTAAACTCGAGGATCAAATTACACTTGGGAGACAATACTCGATCATCGGGAGTGCAGGTACGGTTCGATTCCAATCCGATTCAGCTTATGGAGCCAACATCGAGGTCCAACGGCGGGAGCTGGATTACCCGATCGGTCAAGTCCAGTCAACCATCGGGGTATCGATCATAAAATGGAGGGGTGATTTGGCGTTAGGGTTAAACAGTTTGGCTCAGTTTTCTGCTGGGAGGAACTCAAAAGTGACGGTTCGAGCCGGGATTAACAATAAAATGAGTGGTCAGATTACGGTGAAGACCAGCAGCTCGGAATATCTTTCACTTGCACTCGCAGCGGTTATTCCTTCTGTTATTTCGGCTTACAAGAAGTTGCGGTCCGGTGATGGTGATAAGTATTCCCCGTATTAAGGTTAGCAGGCTTTTATGGTCGGGCTTGTTTGGTATTTTTGAGATTATTGTTTCTTGTTTTATCGAATAATATGCTTAATTTATTTTATCAGCAGTTGAAAACTTTTGTTTAATTTTGGTCCAATCAACAATGTACTGAGATGAAATTATGAGGGAATACTATCTTTGTGGTTGTTCTGCTGTTACTATATAAAGAGGGAATGTTCTGCTGTTACTATATAAAAACGTATTTTGATATGTgccttgttttataaaatccTATTTAACAGTATTATTTAATCAGAATTATATAAAAAACTTTTACAGAACTTAATTTGTAATACTTTGTCTTTGTGACCAAGTATTACCCCACTTATATATAGTTTTTCTGTCTATTCGGGTTTCTACTTACATAAATTAATTTTTTGACATTTAAAAACCATAATAATATTCCCAAAATGATTACCAACTCTTGAAATAGATTAATTTAAGTTTGTCTTTGGCTTTTTGTACGGCTTAAATTGTTGAGTTTGTTTTCTTGATCTATCTTAACTAGTTAAAGTGTTCAAAGGGGTGTAGGAGTTAGCTGTAggtaggaaaaaaaaaaaaaaaaaaaaaacgagccCGAAGGGTGTgagtcgggtatgggattagttttaaaaaaTTTTACGGGTATGGGAAAGGTATGGGCTTAGGTGATACCCAACCCGTTCACCAgaaaccacatacccgtttacctGAATAATACTATAGGGATTGTGGTCTAGTGGTATCAAGATGTGTATATAATTGTGTTTATCGTAATTGTTTAAAAGGTTCTAGTCTTGTTCGCTATAAAAAAGTATTAGAACACAAATAAGTGTCTCCTGCTGCAAATAATTAATAAGTTTTTTAGACATTCACTTCTCTTGTTGGGTCTGTTATTTTAGTGAAAAATGGATTTTCACTATGTACACGAAAAAATAATGAagtaaatatataattattgttTGTATAGTTTTTAAGTTATGAGGTTGTGATCTCCTTGATTGAGAGCAACTGAGATATTGATGTTCAAAATGTTATGTCTGAAATGAAAGTCTTGTGAGACATTGAGCAGAACAGAACATGCCTTGCATCGGATGATGGATAAAACTGAAGTGTTTTCTAAGTAGGAAATCAATACGCTTGATCAGCATCCTTAGCTCCGTTTTTCTCCAAATCCGACGCACACATAAGGGGTAAATTTTTTGGTTAAAATGACAAAAACTTCGAACTTGCGCATGCACACACGTGGACACAAGTATCGGACGAAAACCCTCGGGCTGTTTGTGTTCTCCACTAAGGACAAATTTTGTTGACTTAGTaagcagtggcggatccaggaattttttcatgggggtgcggaaatttttttaaaattttaggcGTCtagatatatacataaaaaaaaccggttcgggtcgggtcgggtcatgtaaaaaaagaacatcaaacttaaatttatataatcatcaaaaacacgtcaaatattgttacaaacatatttaaaaagtcgccctacgggttttcattttttgaaatctatccaaaacatcatctaaaggTATTTTCTTAAGCAATTTAATATTTTATCAACAATTGGATCGTGTGTTTTGATATTCATTGTTTATCAACAACATTTAATATTTTATCAACAGCAAAATAAACAATTTACTCATTGTGCTAATATCAAcattttattattaaatactaaATTTAACATTTAATAATG from Helianthus annuus cultivar XRQ/B chromosome 10, HanXRQr2.0-SUNRISE, whole genome shotgun sequence harbors:
- the LOC110884259 gene encoding translocase of chloroplast 159, chloroplastic, with product MDSKADTSLTGSNSVSSDKTETETAVNDTNGAVNSVKTVDNNDNSIKDSGSSLNVVVDTDDETEGFASGEEEAFETANENLVVGTETLANGEEGEMFLEPSEFVVAKADDDENDKVGFVEKKSEPNSSENEIEVVKGDKVSEKEDDLVDETESEGVTSEVVVANGVKATVEGDSIVDEIKVDAPAPGVAVVTNTEEVDSDEDVLLVGGSDENESKPVVENDVNVTSEGESVVDDAVVSKIDKETPELESVDAKDVKVTPEDDSVVEGIDVDLPIPGVAGVAVVTKVEDETPEVESVDVEDVEDVKVTTEGDSVVEKVDVDLPLPGVAGVAVVTKAEEDGVVAETDESGLSVSSVLEEVVDKEVVGVTDSKFSPLDVEDVEKEVDYVGHENEPVVVKTALNDVENVSVEGDVAQSTEVLTKAIPEDADNGLENGAADKFVLEDSAEKDDADEQGYMDDSHSDEEDTDEVIQMSSQDRSQMDGQIVTDSDEDEDEEDGKELFDSAALAALLKAAADGSSEGGNITFSSEDGSRLFTVERPAGLGSSLQAMRAAPRPPRANIFNPSSLTSAGETEPILSEEEKKKLEKLQAIRVKFLRLVQRLGLSPDESVAAQVLYRLALIAGRQTGQSFSLDAAKRKAMELEADGDTDLDFSVNILVIGKAGVGKSATINSIFGEEKTPVGAFQTATGSVKEITGVVGGVTVRVFDTPGLRTSVMEQAFNRSVLSSAKKFTKKNPPDIVLYVDRLDAQTRDLNDIPLLKTITSSLGSAIWRNAIVTFTHGASAPPEGSNGTPLSYDMFVTQRSHVVQQAIGQAVGDLRMMSPGLMNPVSLVENHHSCRKNREGQKVLPNGQTWRPQLLMLCYSMKILSEANSLTKPQDPFDSRKLFGFRMRSPPLPYMLSSMLQSRAHPKLATDQGGDAGDSDIDLAELTDSDREDDEDEYDQLPPFKPLKRSQLAKLSNEQKKAYFDEYDYRVKLLQKKQWKEELKRMKELKNKGPDGLTGQNYQEEEGEGDAPAPVAVPLPDMALPPSFDSDNPAYRFRFLEPTSQFMARPVLDTHGWDHDCGYDGVNVEQTLAIANRFPAAITVQVTKDKKDFSVNMDSSISAKHGENMSTMAGFDIQPIGKQLAYIVRGETKFKNLKKNKTAAGASVTFLGENVVTGFKLEDQITLGRQYSIIGSAGTVRFQSDSAYGANIEVQRRELDYPIGQVQSTIGVSIIKWRGDLALGLNSLAQFSAGRNSKVTVRAGINNKMSGQITVKTSSSEYLSLALAAVIPSVISAYKKLRSGDGDKYSPY